A single window of Vigna radiata var. radiata cultivar VC1973A chromosome 4, Vradiata_ver6, whole genome shotgun sequence DNA harbors:
- the LOC106759575 gene encoding receptor-like protein kinase FERONIA, with translation MDTTCKQTALVTILLLFLLSRLPCLSMADVIYRPLDLFTISCGSSTNFSTLDTRNWTADINFLSQTHHPLAVPSLTPISRDSPYAHARLSLSPFTYSFPVTPGPKFLRLFFYSTSYPPFDRSKACFTVQAGPYTLLQHFNASLNADAFGNPGNPDILSREYCVTPKDGWLNITFSPSTTAQHPDSYAFINGIEIVSMPSYLYYTNPNVDIDGLPIPADAGNPFPIDNSFALETMYRLRVGDKDMSPAEDTGMLRTWDADKNYVTSPSVQSLDRRLISKLNFTEKTPNYTAPDEVYRSSRNMGPDGSANMRFNLTWQLPVDLDFTYLLRLHFCQLDPEINRPSDFTFYIYIQDRWVEVWANVLKWSGKQKGVPVVREYTVFMPPNQDKANLSLKMHPNPESHTLDAQINAIELFKINDSSGNLSGPNPSPFPKISDSNKKSSGTKRPLVPAVAGAVSAVVLLSFIVAFFVVKHKRGVAINKGSNKKDGTSRGGGSSSLPTNLCRHFSVADIRAATNNFDELLVVGVGGFGNVYKGFIDDGSTPVAIKRLKPGSQQGLTEFMNEIEMLSQLRHLHLVSLIGYCYESNEMILVYDFMDRGTLRDHLYGTDNPPLSWNQRLQICVGAARGLHYLHTGAKQMIIHRDVKSTNILLDEKWVAKVSDFGLSRIGPTGPSMTHVSTQVKGSVGYLDPEYYKRQRLTEKSDVYSYGVVLLEVLCGRQPLLRMVEKQQVSLVDWAKHRYQKGSLGEIVDPALKDQIAPHCLRKFGEVALSCLLEDGTQRPSMNDVVGVLEFVLQLQLQDSAHFNAVLESGGDYEDSGTENMFSSTHSSVHVSDYSNSSGLNTTSYRSKESDSLIPEPVFSEIKDPKGR, from the coding sequence ATGGACACAACCTGCAAACAAACTGCTTTAGTAACcatcctcctcctcttcctgtTGTCGCGCCTCCCCTGCCTTTCCATGGCAGATGTTATCTATCGTCCTCTTGATCTCTTCACAATCAGCTGTGGCTCTTCTACCAACTTCTCCACGCTTGATACTCGGAATTGGACTGCAGACATCAATTTCCTCTCTCAAACCCATCATCCACTAGCTGTTCCTTCACTCACACCAATTAGCCGAGATAGTCCTTACGCCCATGCTCGTCTCTCTCTCTCCCCATTCACCTATTCATTCCCTGTCACCCCAGGTCCTAAGTTCCTTCGCCTTTTCTTCTACTCCACCTCGTACCCACCCTTCGATCGCTCCAAAGCCTGTTTCACAGTCCAAGCAGGCCCATATACCCTCCTTCAACACTTCAATGCTTCTCTTAATGCGGACGCCTTTGGCAACCCTGGCAACCCCGACATCTTGTCAAGAGAGTATTGCGTCACCCCCAAAGATGGTTGGCTTAACATAACCTTCAGCCCAAGCACCACAGCCCAGCATCCAGATTCCTACGCTTTCATCAATGGAATCGAGATTGTTTCAATGCCCTCTTATCTCTACTACACCAATCCTAACGTCGACATCGATGGATTGCCCATACCTGCTGACGCCGGCAACCCATTTCCCATTGATAACAGCTTTGCTCTGGAGACAATGTACAGATTGAGAGTAGGAGACAAAGATATGTCCCCCGCAGAGGACACGGGTATGCTCAGGACATGGGATGCCGATAAAAATTATGTAACCAGTCCAAGTGTACAATCTCTTGATCGTCGCCTTATAAGTAAGCTGAACTTCACTGAGAAGACTCCTAACTACACGGCACCAGACGAAGTGTACCGAtcctcaagaaatatggggccTGATGGCTCTGCCAACATGCGGTTCAACCTCACATGGCAGCTTCCGGTTGATTTGGATTTCACCTACTTGTTAAGGTTACACTTTTGCCAGCTCGACCCGGAGATTAATCGTCCTAGTGACTTCACCTTCTACATCTACATTCAGGATCGGTGGGTAGAAGTGTGGGCAAACGTCCTCAAATGGAGCGGTAAACAGAAGGGTGTCCCAGTGGTTAGAGAATACACAGTTTTCATGCCTCCCAATCAGGACAAAGCAAATCTTTCACTTAAAATGCATCCTAACCCTGAAAGCCATACCTTGGACGCACAAATAAACGCAATTGAGCTTTTCAAAATCAACGACTCATCCGGTAATCTCTCTGGACCAAATCCATCTCCTTTTCCAAAAATCTCcgattcaaataaaaaaagcaGCGGCACCAAGAGACCCCTGGTTCCCGCTGTTGCCGGGGCAGTTTCTGCTGTCGTTTTACTCTCCTTTATAGTCGCTTTCTTCGTCGTCAAACACAAGCGTGGCGTTGCGATCAACAAGGGTTCCAACAAGAAGGACGGAACTTCTCGCGGGGGTGGCTCATCATCTCTACCAACCAACCTCTGCCGTCACTTCTCAGTCGCAGATATTAGGGCGGCCACAAACAACTTCGACGAACTACTAGTCGTTGGAGTGGGAGGCTTCGGCAACGTGTACAAAGGCTTCATCGACGACGGTTCAACCCCTGTTGCAATCAAAAGACTCAAACCGGGTTCTCAGCAAGGTCTGACCGAGTTCATGAACGAGATCGAAATGCTCTCTCAACTTCGTCATCTCCATCTTGTTTCCCTTATCGGTTACTGCTACGAGAGCAACGAGATGATACTTGTTTACGATTTCATGGATCGTGGAACCCTCCGTGACCATCTCTACGGAACCGATAACCCTCCGCTCTCATGGAATCAAAGACTTCAAATATGCGTAGGTGCTGCACGAGGACTGCATTATCTGCACACGGGTGCGAAACAGATGATCATTCACCGCGACGTGAAGAGCACAAACATCTTGTTGGATGAAAAATGGGTAGCGAAGGTTTCAGACTTCGGGTTGTCTCGAATTGGGCCCACGGGTCCTTCAATGACCCACGTGAGCACTCAGGTGAAGGGCAGTGTAGGGTATTTAGACCCGGAGTATTACAAACGGCAGCGTTTGACGGAGAAGTCGGACGTGTACTCGTATGGGGTGGTGCTCTTAGAGGTATTGTGTGGGAGGCAACCTTTGCTCCGAATGGTGGAGAAGCAACAGGTGTCCCTTGTGGATTGGGCGAAGCATCGGTATCAAAAgggatctctaggtgagatagTGGATCCAGCACTGAAGGATCAGATAGCACCTCACTGTTTGCGTAAATTTGGTGAGGTTGCGTTGAGCTGTTTGCTTGAGGACGGGACTCAGCGACCTTCCATGAACGACGTAGTGGGGGTGTTGGAGTTTGTTCTGCAGCTTCAGCTTCAGGATAGTGCCCATTTCAATGCTGTGTTGGAAAGTGGTGGGGATTATGAAGACAGCGGTACTGAGAATATGTTTAGCAGTACACATAGTAGTGTGCATGTTTCGGACTATAGTAATAGCAGTGGACTGAACACTACAAGCTACAGGAGTAAGGAATCTGACAGCTTGATCCCAGAGCCTGTTTTCTCTGAGATTAAGGATCCAAAGGGACGCTGA